AGGCAGGGCTTATAGGGGATGAAACCGGTGTTATTAAATTCACTAACTGGGCAAGCTCCGAACTTCCTGATATGGAAGAAGGCAAAAGTTACATGCTGAAAAATGTGGTCGTTAATGAGTGGAACGGCAAGGTTCAGGTTCAGCTTAACAGGTCAAGCTCCATAGAAACACTTGATGAAGACATCGAAGTGGGGACTTCTGCTTTTACATATTTCGGGGCAATGATTGACATTCAGACAGGTTCCGGACTTATAAAACGGTGTCCTGAGTGTAAACGGGCCCTGGTTAAAGGCGCTTGTGCAGAGCACGGAAAGGTCAAAGGAGAGTATGACCTCCGGATAAAGGCAGTCCTTGATTCGGGGACTTCCACCCAGGACTCCCTGATTAACCGGGAGCTTACCGAAGAGCTTGCTGGGATCTCTCTTGACAGTGCCATTGCAATGGCCGCAGATGCCCTTGATCCCGGAGTTGTACTGGATAAATTGAAACACGAGCTTGTTGGCAAGTATTATACTGTTAGTGGACACAGGCTTGACCGCTATATCCTTGTGGATTCCATTACTCCAAGGAGTTCTCTGGACAGGGAACTCCTTGATGAATTGCTTGCTGAACTGGAGGTGGAGTAAATGACAGGCTTTTTTAGAGAAGTATCACGCAGAGTTTTTTCCCAGGAACTGAAAGACTCAAACCTCACATCCAGGGATGAAAGTGACCAGTATGCCCCTCAGTATCTCTTTACTCCAACAGGGGCAAAGGTTAACCGCATCTTTATTGTGGGGACTCTTATCGAAAAGGAGGATATCGGTACCGACTCCGAATACTGGAGAGGCAGGGTTTCCGATCCAACAGGTTCCTTCTTAGTCTATGCAGGGCAGTACCAGCCAGAAGCCGCCCAGTTCCTTGAAGAGTGCGAACTGCCTGCTTTCGTAGCGGTCATCGGTAAAACCAGCACCTATACCACCGACGATGGAAATGTCCTGACCTCTATCCGTCCTGAATCTATACAGCAGGTAGATGAGCTGACCCGAAATCTGTGGGTACTCGATACTGCAAAGCAGACGCTTGAGAGGATAAGGGCAGTTGAGGCACAGGAAGATTCTAACTCAAAGCTTGCAAAGGAGCACTATTCCACTGATACCGAGATTTACCGTGAAATGGTTAAAAAAGCTCTTGAGTCCCTTAAAGACAATGCCTAAAAATTGTAACAAGTAGCTGTAATTAAGTAGCCGTAATTAAGTAGCCGTAATTAAGTAGCCGTAATTAAGTAGCCGTAATTAAGTAGCCGTAATTAAGTAGCCGTAATTAAGTAGCCGTAATTAAGTAGCCGTAATTAAGTAGCCGTAATTAAGTAGCCGTAATTAAGTAGCCGTAATTAAGTAGCCGTAATTAAGTAGCCGTAATTAAGTAGCCGTGAAATTCAGGGATTTTTTACTCTGAATTCACGCTTTTAACTTAGGAAACTCTTTGTTTCTTTAACATGTTACAGCTCTGTGCTCATAGAGTCTGGCAATTCTTCAACGAGCTTACGGTCTGTATTTATCTGGATGTATGGCACCGGGCGGGAAGAAGATGACTCTGAGAGCGCCGCCCGAATGGAATTTACCACGCAGGATCTTTGAACGCAGAAACCAGATCCTGATACATGGTATGAAGGGATACATGGTATGAAGGTTTACTCGCATTCCTATTTCTGATCTCACCCCATATACTTGTTCGGTATGCGTAGCACAGCCCGCTACTATAACTTCAAAACATCACAATAATTGCTATTTTTGTAAATATCAGTACAATTTGCTTAAATACTTATATAATTACACGAGGGCAGAAGATGCGGTATTTTGAAAGGTATATATAAAGCTCAGGATGACTTCTTTTACATGGTGGGAATATATATTGGGCAGAAATTAGGTTCTGCCGACAGGGTAAGAAAACAGGTAGACATCCGCATACCGCGAAGCGCCGGGGAGGTCACATTTCTCAAAGACGGTATAATTGTCGAGATGATCTGCACCACGAACATGCGCTAAATAGTGTACGAGTGCGTGTGTGGATAAACCGGTGCACAGATTTGTAGCATATATTTCACACTTCTTTGTTCAGTTTTCCACGCTTCTTTTCTTTCAGCTAAAGCGAAATTATAGAGGCATCTACATTGTTCAACATCAAATGTTTCACTTATGCTATGGATTTTTATTTTGAGAACATCAACAACTAAAGGATTCGTTAGAGCTTTTCTTCTATATTTCACACACTGA
The Methanosarcina sp. WWM596 DNA segment above includes these coding regions:
- a CDS encoding RPA family protein encodes the protein MTGFFREVSRRVFSQELKDSNLTSRDESDQYAPQYLFTPTGAKVNRIFIVGTLIEKEDIGTDSEYWRGRVSDPTGSFLVYAGQYQPEAAQFLEECELPAFVAVIGKTSTYTTDDGNVLTSIRPESIQQVDELTRNLWVLDTAKQTLERIRAVEAQEDSNSKLAKEHYSTDTEIYREMVKKALESLKDNA
- a CDS encoding replication protein A; translation: MKQTAESIRDRFMKLGIDVPVEDIESRLDELITKFKVPSNEAQRSVTNYFLKKYSIPKNEFYVRQAEPQLTKIVDITENGQWANLKAKVVQLWENTHESISQVGLLGDETGIIKFTIWKNAELPSLEQGESYLLRSVVVGEYNARFQVQVNKNSSIEKLSEPIELGGGDFIPSAREAELRNIADLVGNQWATVRGKVVQLWENSHESIEQAGLIGDETGVIKFTNWASSELPDMEEGKSYMLKNVVVNEWNGKVQVQLNRSSSIETLDEDIEVGTSAFTYFGAMIDIQTGSGLIKRCPECKRALVKGACAEHGKVKGEYDLRIKAVLDSGTSTQDSLINRELTEELAGISLDSAIAMAADALDPGVVLDKLKHELVGKYYTVSGHRLDRYILVDSITPRSSLDRELLDELLAELEVE
- a CDS encoding transposase codes for the protein MQNKLDLGNHSVYSLHYHFIQCVKYRRKALTNPLVVDVLKIKIHSISETFDVEQCRCLYNFALAERKEAWKTEQRSVKYMLQICAPVYPHTHSYTI